One Rhizoctonia solani chromosome 2, complete sequence DNA segment encodes these proteins:
- a CDS encoding Retrotransposon-derived protein PEG10, producing the protein MLWLKKHNPQISWEKHTLVFNSLYCSNNCLSVPTVLELKAVEEIPIPYQEFSRVFSEEELSKLPPHRPYDMAIELLPDARPRHGPIYSLGPREDAELKETIEKQLKAGLIRPSKSPMASPILFVKKKNGKLRMCVDYRRLNSTHSPTPFPIIPSTRSGVPHPYSRPTSRASRRSIPTNSQPASRSASPTLQDLPRMEPEPSPSALLEAITALTATVGSLQDQIRAQSQQIIELRAICKETADLLGDKDQGATQAKPGPTTGPVTPPTHLGGEAHTPGTVRPGLKAPFRPSRGTGFDSEEEEEPRRPKKEPQGTPTRHLGSLTPFDAGSSVKRPKMDLPNPYKGDTRGRKATQWLDRMLLWVALHCDQFDEEEQMVVWILYHMTDKAADWALPIIGTIIKGEGNPPTTITALTAKFKEAFADPDAKRAAARKIAALTQTTTTAEYVTEFQNLMAELDWNEEAYIAQFTRGLQWKVKELLSTKDNIPDELEAIFAASIKIDNIRRENEENHPKKVPTKAATTTTTTRVRLSEDPNYVTPEERDRRRASGLCVKCGQKGHGIKQCPNGWKATPKETAKVAQDESEKE; encoded by the exons ATGTTGTGGCTCAAAAAACATAATCCCCAAATTTCctgggaaaaacatacactcGTTTTTAACTCCTTATATTGTTCCAACAACTGTTTGTCTGTGCCCACTGTTttagaactcaaagcagtagAGGAAATTCCCATTCCTTATCAAGAATTCTCTAGGGTATtctcagaggaagaattgTCAAAATTACCTCCCCACCGTCCTTATGACATGGCCATCGAGTTACTTCCGGATGCGCGACCACGTCATGGCCCCATTTACAGTTTAGGTCCAAGAGAAGACGCGGAACTCAAAGAAACCATTGAGAAACAACTCAAAGCCGGTCTAATCCGGCCGTCTAAATCCCCTATGGCCTCTCCCATATTATTCgtaaaaaagaaaaatgggaaactacgcatgtgtgtggattATCGGCGCCTAAATA gcacccattcccccacaccgtttccaattattccatccacacgctctggcgtcccccacccatactcccgtcctactAGCCGCGCCTctcgacgttccattccaaccaatTCCCAACCGGCCTCTCGCAGCGCATCACCCActttgcaagacttgccaaggatggaaccagaaccgtccccttccgctctcctcgaggctatcacagccctcacagccaccgttgggtccctacaggaccaaatccgagCCCAGAGCCAACAAATTATCGAACtcagggccatatgcaaggagaccgcagACCTCCTCGGGGACAAAGACCAAGGAGCAACCCAAGCTAAGCCTGGCCCAacaactgggcctgtcactcctcccacccacttgggaggagaagcccacactccaggcacggttaggcctgggctcaaagccCCATTCCGGCCTTCAAGAGGAACCGGgtttgactcagaggaagaggaagagccaaggcgaccaaaaaaggagcctcagggAACGCCTACAAGACACCTGGgatccctcaccccctttgacgcagggtccagcgtaaaaaggcccaaaatggacctCCCCAACCCTTATAAGGGAGACACTAGGGGACGCAAAGCTACACAATGGCTGGATCGCATGCTGCtttgggtagccctccattGCGATCaatttgatgaagaggaacaaatggttgtaTGGATCCTATATCATATGACTGATAAGGCTGCCGATTGGGCTCTCCCCATCATAGGGACAattatcaagggcgaggggaATCCTCCTACTACCATcacggccttaacggccaaattcaaggaggcgttcgcagaccctgatgccaagagggcggctgccagaaaaattgccgcgctaactcagaccacaaccacggcTGAGTATGTCACCGAGTTCCAAAATCtgatggcggaacttgactggaatgaGGAGGCGTACATCGCCCAATTCACGCGCGGCCTCCaatggaaggtcaaggaactcctgtctaCCAAAGACAATATCCCCGACGAGTTGGAGGCTATCTTTGCCGCctccatcaaaattgacaacatccgtCGAGAGAACGAGGAGAACCACCCAAAGAAGGTTCCAACCAAGGCcgcaaccaccaccaccaccactagggtccgcctatcagaagaccccaattACGTCACACCGGAGGAacgggaccgccgccgcgcatcagGACTGTGCGTTAAATGcggccaaaaagggcatgggatcaagcagtgccccaatggttggaaaGCCACCCCCAAGGAGACCGCCAAGGTAGCCCAGGACGAGTCGGAAAAAGAATAA
- a CDS encoding Retrotransposable element Tf2 protein — protein MPFGLTNAPAAFQDMMNEIFRDLLDVYVIIYLDDILVFSLNEKDHETHVREVLKRLQDNDLFCNIEKCHFHVKKIDYLGFIISEFGIEVDQSKVMDAMNWSTPKNVKNIQEFLGFVNFYRQFIPNFGNMAQPLYNLLKKDSQWKWEQAEQQSFNGLKECLTSAPLLLQPDTTKQFYVECNASDYATGAILSQRNPEGKMAPVAYLSKSLSPAEKNYNIFDKELLAVIRAFKEWRHLLEGSELPVQVLTDHKNLEYFSMSQSLNKRQIRWANFLVDYNFQIIYRPGAQNKKADILSRRYDLVLLKPELFISSITPDQEINNLIGKAIYEDERLKEILYKLQNKNKVVDWELKEGLLWFQGKIFVPKDDTIRNLILESRHDALAAGHPGQARTLELISRNYYWPSLKKFVNSYVSHCETCIWSKPTNQVPIGLLKPLQIPERPWEDIAYDMIVGLPVSEGFDAILTVIDRFSKMVHFIPTQSTASAIDIANLFITYVWKLHGLPRSTVSDRGPTFNAKFICHLYKRLDIKPTYSTAYHPQTDGQTERIQQEAKIFIRMFGNHCQSDWVSLLPLAKFALNNLKQTSTGKSPFQICYGYNPRFTVGQKSDESVPNADEHAEFLEKGYDEVKATLSISQERMKHFYDQRHREEEEIQVGNKVWLSHQNISTDRPSIKLSHKKLGPYLVIEKIGSHAYKLQLPHTMRIHPVFHINLLTKFHPDPHGRDPPQPAPIITEEGEEEYEVERILDSKWKGRGKSKKLWYLVKWKGYNKGSNSWEPVDNVGNAQEAIEEFHMEHPDAVGA, from the exons ATGCCGTTTGGACTGACAAATGCACCGGCAGCTTTTCAAGATATGATGAATGAAATATTCCGAGACCTATTGGATGTTTATGTCATCATTTATTTGGACGATATTCTGGTCTTCTCTTTGAACGAAAAGGATCACGAAACTCATGTGCGAGAAGTACTCAAGAGGTTACAGGACAATGATCTGTTTTGCAATATTGaaaaatgccatttccatgtCAAGAAGATTGACTATTTAGGGTTCATCATATCTGAATTTGGTATAGAAGTTGATCAATCCAAAGTCATGGATgcaatgaattggtcaacacctaagaatgtcaaaaacatccaagagttcttaggatttgtgaacttttATAGACAATTTATCCCCAATTTTGGCAACATGGCACAACCCTTGTATAACTTGCTCAAGAAAGACAGtcaatggaaatgggaacaaGCGGAACAACAATCTTTTAATGGTCTAAAAGAATGCCTTACATCAGCTCCCCTCCTCTTACAGCCGGATACAACAAAACAATTCTATGTGGAATGCAACGCTTCTGATTACGCAACAGGAGCCATATTATCCCAACGCAATCCTGAAGGAAAGATGGCCCCTGTGGCATATTTGTCAAAATCCTTGTCACCGGCTGAAAAGAACTACAATatttttgacaaggaattactagcggtcattagggcatttaaGGAGTGGCGCCATTTACTAGAAGGATCAGAGttaccagtccaagttctaacaGATCATAAGAATTTGGAGTATTTTTCCATGTCACAATCCCTGAACAAGCGTCAAATTCGATGGGCAAATTTCCTAGTAGactacaacttccaaatcatCTATAGGCCAGGAGCACAAAACAAGAAGGCGGATATCCTTTCAAGACGTTACGATttg gttctcctgaaaccggaACTCTTTATTTCATCAATCACCCCAGATCAAGAAATCAACAACTTAATTGGCAAAGCAATCTATGAGGATGAGCGTCTTAAAGAGATCTTGTACAAGCTCCAGAACAAGAATAAAGTAGTTGACTGGGAGTTAAAAGAGGGATTACTATGGTTTCAAGGGAAAATATTTGTACCTAAGGATGATACTATCAGGAACCTTATTCTAGAGTCCAGACATGACGCTTTAGcagcaggacatccaggacaagccaGAACATTAGAGCTGATCTCCCGAAATTATTACTGGCCTTCCCTGAAGAAATTTGTCAACTCTTATGTCAGCCATTGTGAAACCTGCATTTGGTCCAAACctacaaatcaagtacctaTAGGTCTATTAAAACCAttacaaattcctgaacgcCCTTGGGAAGATATAGCATACGATATGATTGTAGGATTACCAGTATCAGAAGGGTTTGACGCTATCCTCACTGTCATTGACCGGTTCTCAAAAATGGTACATTTCATTCCCACGCAATCCACGGCATCTGCTATCGACATTGCCAATTTGTTCATCACATACGTATGGAAATTACACGGTCTACCTAGGAGTAcagtctcagatagaggtcCCACTTTTAATGCCAAGTTCATTTGTCACTTATATAAAAGGTTGGACATCAAGCCCACATACtctacagcctaccatcctcaaacagatggtcaaacagaacgaatacaacaagaggccaagatctttatacgtatgtttgggaatcattgtcaatCAGACTGGGTATCACTattgccattggccaaatttgccttgaacaatttgaaacagacttccacaggcaaatcccctttccaaatatgTTACGGCTATAATCCAAGATTTACAGTTGGTCAAAAGTCAGACGAGTCAGTCCCTAACGCAGACGAACATGCAGAATTCTTAGAAAAGGGCtatgatgaagtcaaggcaACGTTATCCatatcccaagaaaggatgaaacacttctatgatcaacgtcacagagaagaagaagaaattcaagtagggaACAAAGTTTGGCTAAGTCATCAGAATATATCCACCGATAGACCATCCATCAAGCTTAGCCACAAAAAGCTAGGTCCCTACTTGgtaattgaaaaaattggatCGCATGCGTATAAATTACAACTACCTCAtaccatgcgcatacatccagtcttTCACATTAATCTTCTGACAAAAttccatcctgaccctcatggacgcgaccctcctcaacctgcacctattattacagaagaaggtgaggaagaatatgaagttgAAAGAATCCTGGacagcaaatggaaagggcgtggcaaatcaaagaaactctggtatttagtcaagtggaaaggatacaACAAAGGAAGTAACTCGTGGGAACCGGTGGATAATGTGGGTAACGCTCAAGAAGCCATAGAAGAATTCCACATGGAACaccctgatgcagttggagcttga
- a CDS encoding Retrotransposable element Tf2 protein: MILQDSPTESIKTLVDSGATSNFISPTLVEKLKIPKTLLKNPRVVRMLDGTISQTGRIWHQVQLAVLVNDHPHTIPFLVCPIGNTPAILGMTWLTAESPLINWQQGLVTFPEQVQIASKEEADSDSLADLPTEYHEFSRVFGEEEFKVLPPHREYDIAIDLLPNAKLSPGPIYGMTDAESKALKQHIDEELATGKIRPSTSSAGAPVMFVKKADGSLRLVVDYRKLNEVTHKNVYPLPRQDDLMAKLRHAKIFTKLDLCWGYNNVRIKEGDEWKTAFRTKYSLFEYLVMPFGLTNAPAAFQHFMNDLFRDLIDVTVVIYLDDILIFSEKTKDHPAHVREVLSRLMKNQLFCKLSKCHFHVTTVDYLGIVISPDGFSMDQKKIEAVTSWPTPRTVKQVQAFLGFVNYLRRFIPSFSLVARPLHNLTKKETPWSWGNLEEEAFQELKSLVTRSPVLIHSNPDLPYYLETDALGVAMGAILSQQGPDNWLHPIAYMSKSFSGAKANYNTHDKELLAIIKALEEWQIFLEATDRPIQVFTDHRNLEYWMQARTFNRRHARWRIFLSDFNFEIHYRPGKQSGKPDALSRRSDYTNMTPEPKVMLPAEVFANTSEEELEIVTEIRAKLREDPSLDPIIQFLTEDADNAPPSIRKAYRDYDWEEDLLWYRGKLVVPDSETLKEQLLREFHDSPLAGHPGQQRTLELLSRNYWWPGMKSSAKEWVECCPTCQANRRAHAPVITLKPLESNGHDAILVVIDSFSKFGHFIPTSKKVTAKGLADLFIAHVWKLHGLPVKTISDQGTTFTGKFLRALYQRLGVKPAFSLAYHPESDGQTERVNQFIKFYLRSYVAADHSDWAAWLPLAEYAYNNAKHAATGKSPFELVYGQNPVMNPSNVPANIPEADAVADTLAREWKEAESALRMSKERMARSQGVTPEFSIGKKVWLDGRNVDLRTNSNKLDPKRLGPFRVIEKISSHAYRLELPETLKIHNVFYVGLLSKSHESPSQPFPEQPPPETIEGEEEYEVEQIIDSKRQRGKWFYLIKWKGYGPEDNSWEPEELLEHSQEEIKRFNQARLRKARDAAKSL; encoded by the exons ATGATACTGCAAGACTCTCCAACGGAATCTATAAAAACCCTGgttgactcaggagccacttcAAACTTTATATCCCCCACCCTAGTTGAAAAAttgaaaatcccaaaaaccctactcaaaaatccacgagtagtgagaatgctagatggtaccatttcccagactggtcgcatatggcaccaggtacaACTTGCGGTTTTGGTCAATGACCACCCCCACACCATTCCTTTCTTGGTATGCCCtataggcaacaccccggcaatccttggcatgacttggctaaCAGCAGAATCTCCCTTAATCAACTGGCAACAGGGCTTAGTCACCTTCCCTGAGCAAGTCCAGATTGCATCCAAAGAAGAGGCCGATTCAGATTCCCTTGCAGACCTACCCACGGAGTACCACGAATTTTCCAGAGTATTTGGCGAAGAGGAATTTAAGGTTCTTCCCCCccacagggaatatgacattgccaTTGACCTACTTCCCAATGCCAAACTATCACCTGGACCTATTtacggcatgactgatgcagaatcaaaggcgctaaaacaacacattgacgaggaattggcaacaggcaaaatccgccctagtacctcctcggCAGGCGctccggtcatgtttgtaaaaaaggcagatggctccCTCAGATTGGTTGTcgattacaggaagttgaacgaggttacccacaaaaacgtctatcccctaccaagacaggatgacctcatggcaaaaCTCAGGCACGCTAAGATCTTCACCAAGTTGGACCTATGTTGGGGCTACAACAATGTAcgcatcaaggaaggagatgagtggaagacggccttcagaaccaaatacagcctctttgaatacctagtcatgccattcggcctcaccaatgcccctgcagcgttccaacattttatgaacgatctattcagggacctgatTGACGTAACCGTGGTAATCTACCTAGAtgacatcctcatcttctcgGAGAAAACCAAAGACCATCCGGCCCATGTCAGAGAAGTACTATCCCGTCTCATgaagaaccaactgttctgcaagttgtcgaaatgccacttccacgtgaccaccgtagattaccttggtattgtcatctccccgGACGGattctcaatggaccaaaagaagattgaggctgtCACCTCTTGGCCCACGCCCAGAACGGTTAAACAGgttcaggccttcctaggatttgtgaatTACCTCAGACGTTTCATCCCCAgtttcagcttggttgcacgccccctccacaacctcaccaaaaaggaaaccccttggtcatggggtaacctagaggaagaagcgttcCAGGAGTTGAAGTCCCTTGTTACCCGGTCGCCTGTTCTCATTCATTCTAACCCGGACCTCCCGTactaccttgaaacagacgcattgggagtagccatgggagccatactcagccaacaaggTCCGGATAATTGGCTGCATCCcattgcctacatgtcaaaatccttctcaGGAGCCAAAGcaaattacaacacccatgacaaagaGCTCCTGGCAATTATCAAGGCATTAGAGGAATGGCAAATTTTCCTAGAGGCAACGGACAGACCGATCCAggttttcacagatcatagaaacctggaatattggatgcaggcacggacttTTAACAGAAGGCACGCGCGCtggcggatcttcctgagcgatttcaactttgaaatccactatcgcccagggaaacaatcaggaaaaccggATGCTCTCTCCAGAAGATCGGATTACACCAATATGACACCAGAGCCCAAAGTCATGTTGcccgcagaagtctttgccaacacgtcagaagaagaactggaaattgtcacagagATCCGCGCCAAGCTTAGGGAGGACCCATCCCTTGATcctatcatccaattcctcacagaagatgcggacaaCGCTCCCCCTTCAATTCGTAAGGCATACAgagattatgactgggaagaagacctcctCTGGTACCGCGGtaaactagttgtcccagactcggaAACCCTGAAGGAACAACTACTCAGGGAGTTCCACGACTCTCCCCTGGCAGGGCACCCTGGACAGCAAAGAACCCTGGAGCTCCTAAgtcgcaactactggtggccgggTATGAAGTCAtctgccaaggaatgggtagaatgttgtcctacCTGTCAAGCCAATCGCCGCGCTCACGCCCCTGTCATTAccctaaaacccttagaa TCTAATGGGCACGACGCAATCTTGGTAGTAATTGACTCTttttccaagtttggacatttcatcccaacttCCAAAAAAGTCACCGCAAAAGGTCTTGCTGACCTGTTCATTGctcacgtctggaaactccatggatTACCTGTCAAAACCATTTCAGATCAGGGAACTACcttcacaggaaaattctTGAGGGCATTATATCAACGACTTGGGGTCAAACCAGCATTTTCCTTggcttaccacccagaatcagacggacaaacggaaagggTCAACCAGTTTATCAAGTTCTACCTGCGATCTTACGTTGCAGCCGACCATTCTGATTGGGCCGCGTGGTTACcattggcagaatatgcatacaacaatgccaaacATGCAGCAACCGGGAAATCACCATTTGAGCTGGTCTATGGACAAAACCCAGTCATGAACCCGTCCAACGTACCAGCCAACATTCCAGAAGCAGACGCAGTAGCGGATACACTAGCCCGGGAGTGGAAAGAAGCGGAATCAGCCCTCCGAATGAGTAAGGAACGTATGGCCAGGAGTCAAGGAGTAACACCAGAGTTTTCAAtaggcaaaaaagtctggctggatggaaGGAACGTGGACCttaggaccaattcaaataaGCTGGACCCAAAACGCCTTGGTCCTTTCAGGGTCAtagaaaaaatctccagccacgcctaccgcctagaactacCGGAGACTCtaaaaatccacaacgtcttctatgttGGGCTACTATCAAAAAGCCACGAGTCACCcagccagccattcccagaacaaccccctcctgaaacaatagaaggggaagaagaatatgaagtagaacagatcattgattCAAAACGTCAACGGGGTAAATGGTTCtatttgataaaatggaagggatacggcCCAGaggacaattcctgggaaccagaagaactgctggaacacagccaagaagagatcaagcgctttaatcaagctagactcagaaaggctcgtgacgccgccaagagcctttaa
- a CDS encoding Retrotransposon gag protein has translation MSFDHMSDCELLNMVAQNMIVLKKEFLQLQGTYEAQHDQIALLRAELEEHQDQSRPPPPPPPAGTSTATNIPPAPATSSSNLKFAKPNKFSGKKEDTLNFIIACQAYIRAKGANQSHEEKILWVTSYFEGAAEDWVRPYKERKVFRGEAVPLLEDIDVFWAKFTKHYVDTNRDEKYRQKWNNLQQKASVQEYTCEFQQYSVSLGYSDETLRDKYYDGLKNEIKDIMLSTMFQWRRATAQQVYDKAEEIANHIESTRLSNSSVSTVRTTSTAVPTSTSNPTPTCTRLNVGDNVYMIDPTTRCAKKGAITSIVCTTSGNMPNVRWNGESKDTMIPFPSLKKDKRPAAAAPVKPIIAPTPVLALNSKGPGPMDLDGRGFANLTCHVCRGKGHFAQNCPSKPMSGHVANVEWSWERPKEESQIEVVSDEEESGKGKAKAD, from the exons ATGTCTTTTGACCATATGTCTGATTGTGAATTATTAAACATGGTTGcccaaaatatgattgttCTAAAAAAAGAGTTCTTGCAATTACAAGGCACTTATGAAGCgcaacatgatcaaatagCGTTACTAAGGGCTGAACTTGAAGAACATCAAGACCAATCAC GccctcctcccccacctccacctgctggCACCAGCACAGCCACAAACATCCCTCCTGCCCCCGCAACATCTTCCTCCAATCTAaaatttgccaagccaaACAAATTCAGTGGCAAAAAGGAAGACACCCTAAATTTCATTATTGCCTGCCAGGCTtatataagggcaaaaggGGCCAACCAATCCCATGAAGAAAAAATTTTATGGGTTACATCATACTTTGAGGGAGCGGCTGAAGACTGGGTTCGCCCATATAAAGAAAGGAAGGTATTTAGGGGTGAGGCGGTCCCCTTATTAGAAGATATTGATGTATTTTGGGCCAAATTCACCAAACATTATGTGGACACAAACCGTGATGAAAAATATcgccaaaaatggaacaatTTACAACAAAAGGCTTCAGTACAGGAATATACTTGTGAATTCCAACAGTACTCAGTCTCTCTTGGGTACAGTGATGAGACACTGCGGGACAAATACTACGACGGCCTCAAGAACGAGATTAAGGACATCATGCTGTCaactatgttccaatggcgtcgTGCTACAGCCCAACAGGTTTATGACAAGGCAGAGGAAATTGCTAACCATATTGAATCTACGCGCCTATCCAACTCCTCTGTCTCCACTGTCCGTACCACTTCCACTGctgtccccacttccacttccaATCCCACACCCACTTGTACTCGCCTCAATGTGGGGGATAATGTTTATATGATTGACCCAACCACTCGTTGCGCCAAAAAAGGCGCTATCACTTCAATTGTTTGCACCAcctctggcaatatgccaAACGTTAGGTGGAATGGAGAATCAAAAGATACTATGATCCCATTCCCCTCCCTTAAAAAAGACAAACGCCCTGCCGCCGCTGCCCCTGTTAAACCAATCATTGCTCCCACCCCTGTCCTGGCTTTGAATTCCAAGGGCCCAGGTCCCATGGACCTGGATGGAAGAGGCTTTGCAAATCTCACTTGCCATGTATGCAGGGGTAAAGGCCATTTTGCGCAAAACTGTCCCtctaagcccatgtctggacatgtggcaaATGTAGAATGGTCCTGGGAAAGGCCCAAGGAAGAAAGCCAAATTGAAGTTGtctctgatgaggaggaatcgggaaaaggaaaagccaaggccgactaa
- a CDS encoding alpha/beta hydrolase family protein, translating to MSKPQLHPLGHESKVAHLSTGHHYRYVDIHPPKGVTAIVTALLLHGFPDSAYGWRHQVKGWSGRGIRLIIPDMLGYHGSSQPTDPEHYAMKRLSDDLEELIRKAGVPEGEKIIVIAHDWGAGVANRLIQFKPELVKGAANFCIPFMPPSTQYVPMEKYVELLPNFQYQAFFASPDSTALIDANAERFISLMYTSAKQAVTDEYPPFEKTGVIEAWLKDETKSVTSDLLSKEELNTIVSEIKAGVGFGAMLNYYRTRKINHELEKDLPQDIRPDIPKLMVIPSADSAVPATMSASAEKNLKNAEIAWIEGLCGHWVQLERPEESERIVGEWVERFAAKDWVP from the exons ATGTCTAAACCTCAACTTCATCCCCTAGGCCACGAGAGTAAGGTCGCTCACCTTTCCACGGGCCATCACTATCGTTATGTGGATATCCACCCTCCCAAGGGCGTCACAGCCATTGTCACGGCACTATTACTCCATGGGTTCCCAGACTCTGC CTACGGGTGGCGTCACCAGGTAAAAGGCTGGTCAGGACGAGGCATCCGTTTGATCATACCTGATATGCTTGGATATCATGGAAGCTCTCAGCCAACTGATCCCGAGCACTACGCCATGAAGCGACTCAGCGACGACCTCGAAGAGCTCATACGTAAGGCAGGGGTTCCCGAAGGAGAGAAGATCATAGTCATTGCGCATGATTG GGGCGCTGGAGTTGCCAATCGCTTGATTCAATTCAAGCCGGAGCTTGTCAAAGGGGCAGCAAA TTTCTGCATACCGTTTATGCCGCCAAGCACACAATATGTCCCTATGGAGAAATACGTCGAGTTGCTTCCCAACTTCCAATACCAGGCCTTCTTTGCCTCTCCCGATTCTACAGCGCTCATCGACGCCAAT GCTGAGCGGTTCATTAGCCTAATGTATACTTCAGCAAAACAAGCCGTAACCGATGAATATCCACCGTTTGAGAAGACCGGAGTGATTGAGGCATGGCTGAAAGATGAGACTAAGAGCGTCACATCCGACCTCCTTTCAAAAGAG GAATTAAATACTATAGTATCCGAGATCAAGGCTGGTGTAGGATTCGG GGCGATGCTCAACTACTATCGCACTCGTAAAATCAATCATGAGCTAGAAAAGGATCTTCCACAGGATATCCGACCTGACATACCGAAGCTGATGGTCATTCCTTCGGCTGATTCTGCCGTCCCAGCAACAATGTCGGCGAGTGCTGAAAAGAATCTCAAGAACGCAGAGATAGCATGGATCGAAGGGCTCTGTGGTCACTGGGTCCAGCTGGAGAGACCGGAAGAAAGCGAAAGGATTGTGGGAGAATGGGTGGAACGCTTTGCAGCGAAGGACTGGGTTCCGTGA
- a CDS encoding alpha/beta hydrolase family protein, which yields MSTSRLHPLGYESKVAHLSTGHHYRYVDIQPPKGVTTIVTALLLHGFPDSAYGWRHQVKGWSGRGIRLIIPDMLGYHGSSQPTDPEHYAMKRLSDDLGELVRKAGVPEGEKIIVIAHDWGAGVANRLIQFKPELVKGAANFCIPFMPPSPQYIPLEKYIELLPSFQYQAFFASLECAAVLDDNVERFINLIYTSAKQVATSECPSFEKNGVVEAWLKDNTQNVTSELLSKEELDIIVSEIKAGVGFGAMLNYYRTRKINHELEKDLPQDIRPDIPKLMIIPSADPAIPPAISINAEKKLKNHEIVWIEGLCGHWVQLEKPEESERIVGEWVERFAAKDWVP from the exons ATGTCCACATCCCGACTTCACCCTCTAGGCTACGAGAGCAAGGTCGCCCACCTTTCCACGGGTCATCACTATCGTTATGTGGATATCCAACCTCCCAAGGGCGTCACAACCATTGTCACGGCACTATTACTCCATGGGTTCCCAGACTCTGC CTACGGATGGCGCCACCAGGTAAAAGGCTGGTCAGGGCGAGGCATCCGTTTGATCATACCTGATATGCTTGGATATCACGGGAGCTCTCAGCCGACAGATCCTGAGCACTACGCCATGAAGCGACTCAGCGACGACCTCGGAGAGCTCGTACGTAAGGCAGGGGTTCCCGAAGGAGAGAAGATCATAGTCATTGCGCATGATTG GGGAGCTGGAGTTGCCAATCGCTTGATTCAATTCAAGCCGGAGCTTGTCAAAGGGGCAGCAAA TTTCTGCATACCGTTTATGCCGCCAAGCCCACAATATATCCCCTTAGAGAAATATATCGAGCTACTTCCCAGCTTCCAGTACCAGGCCTTCTTTGCCTCCCTCGAGTGCGCAGCAGTTCTCGATGACAAC GTTGAACGGTTCATTAACCTAATATATACTTCGGCAAAGCAAGTTGCGACCAGCGAATGCCCATCATTCGAAAAGAACGGAGTGGTTGAGGCATGGCTGAAAGACAATACTCAGAATGTGACATCTGAGCTGCTCTCAAAAGAG GAATTAGATATTATAGTATCCGAGATCAAGGCTGGCGTAGGATTCGG GGCGATGCTCAACTACTATCGCACTCGTAAAATCAATCATGAGCTCGAAAAGGATCTTCCACAGGACATCCGACCTGACATACCTAAGCTGATGATTATCCCTTCAGCTGATCCTGCTATTCCACCGGCGATTTCGATAAATGCTGAAAAGAAGCTGAAAAATCATGAAATAGTATGGATTGAAGGGCTCTGTGGTCACTGGGTCCAGCTGGAGAAGCCGGAAGAGAGCGAAAGGATTGTGGGAGAATGGGTGGAACGCTTTGCAGCGAAGGACTGGGTTCCGTGA